The nucleotide window CATCAAGAACGACACCTGGCTCCACACCCGAGCAGCCGCCCTCAACCTTCGCCGACTGATCAACCTCGGACTCAACCGAACCAACGGAACCTGGCACCTCGCCCCGGCCAGCACATAGCCGGAGGGGCCGCCCGGCCTGCGGCCGAACGACCCCTCAGCAAGATCTTCATGAGTCTTCTAGGGGACGTTCCCGGGTGAGCCGGGAGCGCGCCCTGGGGGGCCTCGTGCCTGCGGGCCGTCGCCGCGCGGTCAGTTGCCGTCGGTGGCGATGGTCTGGACCCGCTCGGACGGGGTGGTGCCGAGCAGCGCCCGGCCGACCGCGCTCGCCACTTCCTCGACGCTCACCGGGTGCTTGGAGCCGTCGCCCTTGGTCACCTGGACGCCGTTGAAGGTGTCGCCGTAGAGGGCCTTGAGCGCCGGACGGTCGTAGTACGGGACCAGACCGCCGTTGACGATCTTGAAGGACAGGAACTTCGGGATCGACTTCTGCGGGCTGAAGGAGACCGTGTGCGCCGCGTCCGTACGGACCGTCACCAGACCGGACATCGCGGGCTCGGCGAACTGCTTCAACGCCCTGTCCACCGCCGCCTTGGTGACCTGCGGCTGCTGGGTGCCGGCGGCCAGCACCACCGGGGCGTCGGTGCCGGTCGTGGCGCGCAGGCGGTAGGCGTCGGCGACCTTCTTCTTGGACGCCTGCACATCGATGGCCTTGTGCGGCACGCCGTAGTGCGGCACCGCCTTGCCGTTCTCGAAGGTGATCCCGCCGTCCGCGGCGGCACCCCCGGGTCCGGCGGCGTTCTCCAGCGCGATCTGCAGCTTCTCGTCGTCGACGAGCACGGCCGGCTCGGCGGTGCGGTGCACGCCGAACAGCGAGCCGATGACGGAGACCGGGTTGTAGTCCCGGCCGGCCGCCTTGCGGACCGTGGCCTGCGGGTCGATGTCCAGACCGGCCCGGGCGGGCTGGAGGGTCTCGGTCTTGCCGTCGACGGTGAGTTCGAGCGGCTGGCTGCGGCGGCCCTTGAGCTCCGCCTCCAGCTTCTTCACGGCGTCTTCCTTGCTGGTGCCGCCGATGTCCACACCGAGCGCGGTGGTGCCGTTGGGCACGTCGGCGTGGTCGAGCAGCAGGCCCGCGCCGTAGGCGACGCCGGCCAGGACCACGACGGCGACACCCAGGAGAACGAGCTTGTTACGGCCCTTCTTGGGCGGGTTGATCGGCTCGGGGATCTTGGGCCGCGGCTTGGGGGCGGCACTGTCGCCCTCACCGGCCGGACCGGCCGGGAACGACGACGGGGACGACGGACCGTCCGCGCCGGGGGTCTTGGGGATGCCGCTGACCAGCGTGTCGCCGGACACCCGGTCGTGGCCGCCGGCCGCGCCGCTCTGCGGGCCGCTCCCCCCGTGCCTGCCCTTCGGACCGCCGGGCGCGCTGCCCTGGGGGCCGCCGGGCAGTCCGCCGGCGATGCCGCCGGCGCCGAGGCCGCTGCCCGGCCCGGCGAGCGGCGCCGGCGGCTGCGGGGTGAGTTCGGCGGTGTCGTCGATCCGGGGCGTGCCGCCGGTGCCGGGGTCGCTGAAGCCGGGCGGGAGGTTGAGCGCGGAACTGCCGCGCGCCGGCCCGGTCGTCGGTCCGCTGGGGCCGCCCGGGGCGTCGAACGGGGTGTGGTCGCGGGCGGGGCCCGCGGGGGTGTCGAACGGCGAGGCGCCGCCGGCCGCACCGTCGAACGGCGAGCCGCCGCCCTGCCGGCCGCCGTCGAACGGCGAGCCGCCATCGGTGCGGGCGCCGCCGTCGAACGGCGGGGCGCCGTCCTGCGCGGCCGGGCCGTCCTGCGGGGCCGGACTGTCGGAGAAGTACGGCAGGTCGGGGCGCTGCTGCGGGGTGGCGCCCGGGGTGCCGCGCGGCGGGGTCGCGCCGCCCGGGGCGGGCGGCGCCGGGTGGGAGCCGGTGGTCGAGGACGGGCCGCCGGGGCCGGCCTGCGGCTTGCGCGGCGCGAACCAGTCGCTGGTCTTCTCGGTCCGGCCGGCCGCGGGGGCCTCCTCCGCCGGAGCCTCGGGACGCGGCGTGTTCGCCGTCCGCTCCGCATTGCGCTCACCGCCCCGGGCGGGGCGGGGCGTTCCCCGGGAGCCGGCGGAACCGCCGGATCCAGCCGATCCGTTCATGCCGGACTCCTCACCGACGGGCTTGCGCACGACGACCGGCGGGATGGGGCGTGACCCCGGAATGTTGATCTTGATCCGCGTCGTCAGCGTGGTCTCGGTCTTGGGCTCCTCCGGCCGTGCCGGGGCACCGGACGCCGGCGCCTCGTCGGCGTCTCCCCTGGGCGAGCCGTACGGCGGCGTCCCTGACGGGTACGCGGCTCCGCCACGGCCCTGGGGGCCGGAGGACGAACTGTCAGATTCACGACTCAAAGCAGGTTCTCCCGGTTGGCTCCGCCGCTCGTCAGAGATGATTCCCGGCCACAGGCCGGGAGGTGCCCCCAGGGCGGCGCGACGGCGCGCACCACCATACTGTCCGCCGCGAGCGGCCACCCGGGGAGCGTACGAACACCGCCACCCCGGGCGAACCCCCGGTACCCGGTCCGGTCACCCCGACCCGCGTGTCATCCGTCCCGATATCCACCACGTCATCCGCCAACTCGGCCGTGCCGGACGCCCGCCACCCGCATCTGGGCGGCGGTGGCGCAGATCACAGCGACCAGGATGCCGCCCAGCAGGAAGAGGTACGAACCGAGCCCGGCGCCGAAGAGAAAGTCGCCTTCCGGCCGGACATCGCTGAGCAGCAGGAACACGGTCACCAGCCAGGCCGCGCCGGGCACCAGCACGCCCGCCGGGGTACCGGTCGCCCGGCCGCCCCCGTAGAACAGGGCGCCGACCCCGGCGAGCGCCAGCAGCAACCCGCCGGGGAACCAGGCCGCTTGCACCAGCGTGCCGGCGAACGCGACCAGTACGCCGGTGACCAGCAGCAGCACATAGGTGCCCGCCCGGCCGCCGGTGAGCGGGGGGACGCCGGCGTCCGCCACCGGGGGCGCCACCGCGGACGCGCCCGCGCCCGCCCGGGACCGCTGCCCCTTGCCGGCACCCGCCGCACCGTTCCCCTTGCCGGCGGCTCCGCCGCCCTTCGCCGTGCTCATTCCGCCGCCTCCTCGATCCGGGTGCCGTGCTGCCGCGTCCCCGCCGTTCCGCCGGTGCCGGCGAAGAGATCGTCCTCACGCTCACCGTCCGCCGCGCCCGCGACGCCGTGCACCAGCCGATAGTGCTCGACGGCGAACAGCGGCTGGCCCAGGTCGTTGGAGAGCGCGAAGAACGGTCCGTCGACCGCGATCTGGGTGTAGTGCGCGCGCATCGCCGCGGTCTTGGCCTCCGCGGCGGCACGGCCACCGGTGACGGACGCCGTGACCTCGGCGTCCGGCACCACTCCGGGCACGTCGTCGGCGGAGGCGATGCCGGGGAAGGTGTGACCGGCCGCGTGCAGCCGCTCGAAGCCCTCCTCGACCACGGAACGGGGGTTGCAGTTCCAGTAAATCTTCCCGATCGCGTGCGCGCCGCCCAGCTCGGGCCGGAAGTCGGCGGCCGCGGCGAGCTCCGCGCCGCGCATCGCCACCCGGTGCGCCTGGATGTGGTCGGGGTGGCCGTATCCGCCATTCGGGTCATAGGTGACCATCACCTGCGGCCGGACCTCCCGGATCACGGCGACCAGCTCGGCGGCCGCCTCGTCCAGCGGGGCCTGCCAGAAGCAGTCGGGCCGCTCGTTCTGCGGGGCGCCCATCATCCCGGAGTCGCGGTAGCGGCCCGGCCCGCCGAGGAAGCGGTGGTCGGTGACGCCCAGGGCCTCCATCGCGGCGGCCAGCTCGCCGACGCGGTACGGGCCGAGGGTGTCGTCGCGGTCCGGCGCGAGAGAGGCGAGTTCGGGCGGGATGACCTCGCCCTCCTCGCCGCGCGTGCAGGTCACCAGGGTGACCTGGGCGCCCTCGGCCGCGTACCGGGCCATGGTGACGCCGTTGTTGATCGACTCGTCGTCGGGGTGCGCGTGCACCAGCAGCAGCCGGCGCGACGGGGCGGGGCGCGGGGCGGCGCCCGTGGCGGACGGTGACGTGGGGGAGGCTGGCCGGTCGGTCATGCCGACAGCCTACGAGCCGCCCGGTCCGCCGTCCGCAGGCGAGCCCGGCCGCCGCCCGTGCGGCCCCACCGGGGGCGCGCACGGGACGGACGGGCCGGGTCCCGAGGGGGTCAGAACTTGATGTTGCCGAGCATGCCGGCGACGTTCGTCGTCAGCTGCTTGATCGTCGGGGCGATGGACGAGCCGGCGAGGTAGAAGCCCAGCAGCATGCAGACGAACGCATGCGCGGCCTTCAGTCCGGACTTCTTGACAAGCAAGAAGACGATGATCGCCAGCAGCACCACCGCCGAAATCGAGAGTGCCACGGCGGCTCACCTCCAAGTACTCGTGGTCCGGACAGGGTTACTGGTGTCCGGACCGTCCGCACGGTCCGCACACCGGGGTATGCCAAGGGCTCTTTACCCCGAACCCACTACGCGCAAGGGATCATAACTTTCCGTGCTAGCGCATAAGTCGGAGCACGGAAGCAGAGCGGGGGCGCACATGATCTTCACGAGCGCGACCGTGGTGAGCCCGTAGGCTCGGCACCATGACCGGACAGCCTTCGTTCCCGCGGCAATACGCCCGTACGCAGCGCTTCACTCTGGGCGCCCCGCGCGGTTTCGCGCTCTCCCCCGACGGTGCACGCGTCGTCTTCCTGCGCTCCCCCTCGGGCACCGACCGCCGGCAGCGGTTGTGGGTGCTCGACCTGGAGCAGGGCCGGGAGTTCACGGCCGCCGACCCCGAGGCCCTGCTGGCCGGCGCCGAGGAGCGGCTGCCGCCACAGGAGCGGGCCCGCCGCGAGCGCAGCCGGGAGAGCTCGGCGGGCATCGTCGGCTACGCCACGGACGCCGCCGTGGAATTGGCCGCGTTCACCCTGTCCGGCCGGCTGTTCGTCTCCGAGCTGCGGGCCGGCACCACCCGTGAACTCCCGGTCCGGGGGCCGGTGGTGGACCCCCGCCCGTCGCCGGACGGCCGCCGGGTGGCCTTCGTCGCGGACGGCCGGCTGCGGGTGGTCGCGGTGGACGGGGCCACGACTTCGGACGCGGACGACACCAACGACACTGCCGACACCAACGACGCAGCCGACACCGCCGACACCGCGCAGGACGCGTCCGCCGGAGCGCCGGACCGGGTGCTGGCGGAGCCCGACGGGCCCGAGGTGACCTGGGGGCTGGCGGAGTTCATCGCGGCCGAGGAGATGGGCCGCTACCGCGGCTTCTGGTGGTCACCGGACAGCGACGCGGTGCTGGCCGCGCGGGTCGACGAGGCGCCGGTACAGCGCTGGTGGATCTCCGACCCCGCCCATCCGGACCAGGAGCCCGCGCGGATCGCGTACCCGGCGGCGGGCACCCGCAACGCCGGGGTCACCCTGGCGCTCTTCGGGCTGGACGGCTCGCGCACGGATGTCGTCTGGGACACCGAGCGCTACCCCTATCTCGCGCGCGTCCACTGGTCCGCCGCCGGGCCGCCGCTGCTGCTCGTCCAGGCCCGCGACCAGCGCGACCAGCGCTATCTGACCGTCGACACCACGACCGGCGCGACCCGCACGGTGCACGACGACGAGGACGAGGCCTGGGTCGAGCCGTTCCCCGGGGTGCCGGCCTGGACCCCGGACGGCCGGCTGGTGCGGATCGCCGACGAGGGCGGCGCGCGCAAGCTGTTCGTCGGCGCCCGCCCGCTGACCGGGGCGCCGCTGCACGTCCGGGCCGTCCTGGACATCGGCGAGGACGACGTCCTGTTCTCCGCGAGCGGCGCCGACATGCACGACATCGGGGTCTACCGCGCCTGGTTCCGCGGCAGCGGCGACCAGGGCGGCTGGGAGCGGGTGGGCGGGCGGCCGCATCCGACGGTGTCCTCCGCGGTGCGCGGCGGTGCGCTGACCGTGCTGTCCCAGACGTCGCTGGAGTGGCCCGGCACCCGGGTGGAGGTGGTGCGGCTGGATCCCGACGGCGGGGAGAAGAGCCTCGCCACGATCGGCTCCTGCGCCGAGGAGCCGGTGCTGACCGCCCGGCCCCGGCTGGTCCGGGCCGGGGAGCGGGAGATTCCGTGCGCGGTGCTGCTGCCCACCGGTTATACGGAGGACCAGGGACCGCTTCCGGTGCTGATGGACCCCTACGGCGGTCCGCACGGCCAGCGGGTGGTCGCCTCGCACCACGCGTATCTGACCTCGCAGTGGTTCGCCGACCAGGGGTTCGCGGTGATCGTCGCGGACGGCCGGGGCACCCCGGGGCGCTCCCCCGCGTGGGAGAAGGCGATGTTCCGCGATGTCGCGGACGTCGCCCTGGACGACCAGGTTCATGCCCTGCACGCCCTGGCCGGATCCTTTCCCCTCGATCTGGCGCGGGTGGCGATCCGCGGCTGGTCCTTCGGCGGCTACCTCGCGGGGCTGGCGGCGCTGCGCCGTCCCGATGTCTTCCATGCGGCGGTGGTCGGTGCGCCGGTGTCCGACCTGCGGCTGTACGACACCCACTACCAGGAGCGGTATCTGGGCCACCCGGACGAGGAGCCGGCGGTCTACGCGGCGAATTCGCTGGTCACGGACGAGGGGCTGTCCGGCGCCGTGGAGCCGCACCGTCCGATGATGATCGTGCACGGCCTCGCGGACGACAATGTGGTCGTGGCCCATGCGCTGCGGCTGTCCGCGGCGCTGCTGGCCGCGGGCCGGCCGCACGAGATGCTGCCGCTGACCGGGGTGACCCATATGGCCTCGCAGGAGCAGGTGGCCGAAAACCTGCTGCTGCTCCAGGTCGACTTCCTCCAGCGGTCGTTGGGGATGTCCGCCTGAGCCCTCCCGGCTCCCGCCGTGCGGCGGGGGCCGGGAGGCGGTGTCACCAGCCGGGCGGGAGCGTCGACGGCGGGGGCGGGGCGTGCGGCGGCCGCAGCTCGCCCGGGGTGGAGCCGTAGGCCCGTACGGCGTCGGCGTCCCGGGCGGTGTCCGGCAGGCCGGACCGGGCCGCGGCGCACAGTGCGGTGAACGCGGCGGCCGACACGAACGCGGCGGTGCCCACCTCCAGTTGGGCGCGGAGGGACAGCGCGGCCAGGCGGCCGAACTCCCCGGCGCGAAGGGCATGGGCGAGCGCCACCGCGCCGTACGCCAGCAGCAGTGCCGCGGCCGTCAGCGCGGCGGGGCGGCCCCAGGAGGCACGGCGCAGCGCGGCGCCCGCGGCGCCCAGGGCCAGCACGGCGAGCGCCGCCCCCTGCCAGTGCACCGGGGGCTGCAGCAGGGCGCGGAAGACGGAGGCGTCACCCAGCAGCCCCTTGCGGTAGAGGGACCAGCCGAGCTGCCGGCACCAGTGGATCTCCCAGCCGGCGAGGAGGAGGCCGGCGGCGCCCAGGAGGACGCCGGCGGTGGCGGCCGGCCCCCGGTACGGGCTGCCGGGCCGCCCGGGATCCGCTCCGGAGGGCACCGCACGGACCACGCCGTACGCCCCTGCCGCCGCCCCGTACGCGCCGCCCGCGGTGTGCCGTCCCGTTCTTCCGTCCGGCCGCCGCCGTCCGGCCGCCACGACCATGATCAGTGCGGCCGCCAGGGCGAGTTGGGCGTAGACGGTCAGCCGTGCCCACAGGGTGAGCCCGCTGTCCAGGCCCTGGAGCCAGTCCGCGTCCAGCACCCACACCAGCGGGATCCGCAGCAGCGCGACGGCGGCCGCCAGGGAGAGCAGCGCCCCCGCGGCCACGGACGAGGTGACGGCCCTGCGCACCTGGGCCACCGCGGCGGCGAGCGCGCCGAGCAGCAGCAGCGGGTCGAGCGCCGAGGTGGCCCAGGCGGTGAACTCCCGCGGCCTGCGGGTCTCGCCCAGCCAGGCCCACCACACATCCGCGCGGTGCTCGGCGACGGCCAGGTCCCGGATGATCCAGCCCGCAGCGAGCAGCGCGAGCAGCAGGCAGACCAGGGCGCCGGCGCCGCGTGCACCGCGGGTGAGAACGCCGTCCCGCACTGTGGACACGGCCTGCCCCCTGTCCACGTCGTTGTCCTCGGTTCGTCACGGCACCCCCGCGGCGGGGGTGTCTACCGCAGGTCTACTGCAGTCCCGGCGCGGGGACAACTGACCCGAATGGAGCAACGGACGAAACCGGCACATACGGCGACCGGCCGGGACGCCACCTGGCGTCCCGGCCGGTCTACGGCACCCGCACGGCCGTACGGTGTTCATCATGGCGCGTCCGTATATCGGAGTTGCGACAGGGAAGTTGCCAGCTTGTTAAAGCGGTTTGATCCGAAATGTCCGCTCATGCCGCACATGGCGCCCACCTGTCAAGCACGCCCGGGCGTCGATATGCGCAATCTTCGCTCAAGAAGCAGACGACCTGCGCATGAGCACACCCGATCCCCTTGACTCCGCCGTAAATAACTTGCGAAAGTCCGCTCATCCAGCGGTGCGAATCGGTGCCGCTTCACGTTCCAAGAGAACTCGGCGCGGGGGCACTTCGCGATGACTAGTCCATCCCAGACCGCGGCTGCACAGTCCGACACCCCAGGACGTGGGCCCGCAGGTCTGAAGAAGGAAAAGAAGGCCAAGGGCGGTGAGCTCGTCGGCCGTTCCCCCGGCCAATTGATGTGGATGCGGTTCAAGCGCGACCGCACCGGCATGATCTGCGCGATCGTCGTCCTGGCCTTCTTCGCCATCGCGGCACTGGCCCCGGTGATCGGCGCGCTGTACGGCAAGGACCCGTACACGCTCTACGGGAACAACGATCCCAACCTCCTGGACGAGTTCGGCTACCCCGTGGGCGCCAACGGCGGCATCTCCCCCGCGCACTGGTTCGGCGTGGAGCCGTCCCTGGGCCGCGATGTGTTCATGCAGCTGATCTACGGCATGCGGATGTCGCTCGGCATCTCCGTCGCGGTGACCCTGCTGACCGTGGTCACCGGCATCCTCATCGGCGTCACGGCCGGGTACGTCGGCGGCCGCACCGACTACTTCCTCAGCCGTGTGATCGACTTCCTGCTGGCGTTCCCCAGCCAGCTGACGTTCGTGGCGTTCATGCCCGTCGTGGTGGCGCTCTTCGTGCCGCCGGGCGATGAGACGCCCACCTATGTGCGGGTCTGCGCCCTGGTCATCGTCCAGTGGTTCCTGGGCTGGATGGGTCTGGCGCGACTGCTGCGCGGTCAGGTGCTCTCCCTGCGCGAGCGGGAGTTCGTCGAGGCGGCCAAGATCACCGGCGCCTCGCCCTGGCGGATCATCCGCAAGGAGCTGCTGCCGAACGTCGTCACTCCGGTGCTGGTGCAGAGCACCTACATGCTGCCCCTGTTCGTGACCTCCGAGGCGGGCCTCTCCTTCCTGGGCGTCGGCATCGTGGAGCCGACCCCCGACTGGGGCCGGCTCTTCCAGGCGGGCGCCCGGTACTACGAGAACGACCCCACCTTCCTG belongs to Streptomyces sp. NBC_01454 and includes:
- a CDS encoding DUF6113 family protein — protein: MSTAKGGGAAGKGNGAAGAGKGQRSRAGAGASAVAPPVADAGVPPLTGGRAGTYVLLLVTGVLVAFAGTLVQAAWFPGGLLLALAGVGALFYGGGRATGTPAGVLVPGAAWLVTVFLLLSDVRPEGDFLFGAGLGSYLFLLGGILVAVICATAAQMRVAGVRHGRVGG
- the mshB gene encoding N-acetyl-1-D-myo-inositol-2-amino-2-deoxy-alpha-D-glucopyranoside deacetylase, with the protein product MTDRPASPTSPSATGAAPRPAPSRRLLLVHAHPDDESINNGVTMARYAAEGAQVTLVTCTRGEEGEVIPPELASLAPDRDDTLGPYRVGELAAAMEALGVTDHRFLGGPGRYRDSGMMGAPQNERPDCFWQAPLDEAAAELVAVIREVRPQVMVTYDPNGGYGHPDHIQAHRVAMRGAELAAAADFRPELGGAHAIGKIYWNCNPRSVVEEGFERLHAAGHTFPGIASADDVPGVVPDAEVTASVTGGRAAAEAKTAAMRAHYTQIAVDGPFFALSNDLGQPLFAVEHYRLVHGVAGAADGEREDDLFAGTGGTAGTRQHGTRIEEAAE
- a CDS encoding ABC transporter permease, translated to MTSPSQTAAAQSDTPGRGPAGLKKEKKAKGGELVGRSPGQLMWMRFKRDRTGMICAIVVLAFFAIAALAPVIGALYGKDPYTLYGNNDPNLLDEFGYPVGANGGISPAHWFGVEPSLGRDVFMQLIYGMRMSLGISVAVTLLTVVTGILIGVTAGYVGGRTDYFLSRVIDFLLAFPSQLTFVAFMPVVVALFVPPGDETPTYVRVCALVIVQWFLGWMGLARLLRGQVLSLREREFVEAAKITGASPWRIIRKELLPNVVTPVLVQSTYMLPLFVTSEAGLSFLGVGIVEPTPDWGRLFQAGARYYENDPTFLLFPAVAMLIFVLCFNLLGDSVRDAFDPKSGR
- a CDS encoding S9 family peptidase; translated protein: MTGQPSFPRQYARTQRFTLGAPRGFALSPDGARVVFLRSPSGTDRRQRLWVLDLEQGREFTAADPEALLAGAEERLPPQERARRERSRESSAGIVGYATDAAVELAAFTLSGRLFVSELRAGTTRELPVRGPVVDPRPSPDGRRVAFVADGRLRVVAVDGATTSDADDTNDTADTNDAADTADTAQDASAGAPDRVLAEPDGPEVTWGLAEFIAAEEMGRYRGFWWSPDSDAVLAARVDEAPVQRWWISDPAHPDQEPARIAYPAAGTRNAGVTLALFGLDGSRTDVVWDTERYPYLARVHWSAAGPPLLLVQARDQRDQRYLTVDTTTGATRTVHDDEDEAWVEPFPGVPAWTPDGRLVRIADEGGARKLFVGARPLTGAPLHVRAVLDIGEDDVLFSASGADMHDIGVYRAWFRGSGDQGGWERVGGRPHPTVSSAVRGGALTVLSQTSLEWPGTRVEVVRLDPDGGEKSLATIGSCAEEPVLTARPRLVRAGEREIPCAVLLPTGYTEDQGPLPVLMDPYGGPHGQRVVASHHAYLTSQWFADQGFAVIVADGRGTPGRSPAWEKAMFRDVADVALDDQVHALHALAGSFPLDLARVAIRGWSFGGYLAGLAALRRPDVFHAAVVGAPVSDLRLYDTHYQERYLGHPDEEPAVYAANSLVTDEGLSGAVEPHRPMMIVHGLADDNVVVAHALRLSAALLAAGRPHEMLPLTGVTHMASQEQVAENLLLLQVDFLQRSLGMSA